GAGACGCCAATAGACGAGGCTGAAGCCATCCTAATATTACCACTCAAAGGACCAAAAGCCGTCAGGGGTGATACGATTGCAACGTACACTGAAGGCTATAGATACTTATCAGAAAGTTACCAAACTCTTAACCCGCACCAGACGCATAAGATCTCCTCCGTTGGTGGCATTCGGGTTTACTAGAATTAGACCTTTTCCTCAGAAATGCAAAAGCAATCAACCGTTCAAACCATTTCAGAAATTCTGACTTTTCTAAAGGATCTTGTACGATGACAAAGACCATTCCAGACAATAAGAAAGGGTACCATTGGTGGAGAGTGGACCTTGGAAGGTCAAGGAAAGTCTCAGTTGTGTACATAATGAACCGAGTAGACTGTTGCGGTAAGTGAAATCCGAGAAAATACTGGTAAGGAGATGTTTCCACAGATTGAGCAATGTAGGTAGGCATAAGCATTCCTCTTAAGAAAAATTGCGACAGAGACGTAAAACAGAAATTAATTCATTGGGGAACAAAAATGTCAATATATCATCCGGATAGGTATTCCATATGTGCAGTTACTTAATTTCTCACTGTCTGTAGCAAGTTCAAATATGCATGCACCTTTTCAGCTAACCGACTACACAAGTTTGAAGTCCTCGTCACCAATAGTGACCCAAGTGATGGAGACGTAAAACCAATCAGCACAAATACCTGCGTTTCCCGGAGTGCTCCAATGAAGGCAGGAGAAGGCAGATTCTTCCGTTGCAAAGAGCCAGTTTCAGGCCGCTATGTCATCGTAAGGAAACGGGATAGAACTTCGTCTTTGACGCTTTGCGAGGTCGAGGTGTACagcggaaaattaaaatggcgtGAGTCAtaatacatctacatgtataacagtTTTGATTTCTTATCATAAACCAGTGTCATAAATAAGGCTTTGTCATACTTCATAGGAAGCACACGACTTAATGTGTTCGATGTATCTaaagctatacatgtacagtattttgAAGCCTTGGCTCGTTTCATTCCGCAATATTTTCCTCGCTGCTGTTGCTCACTTCGTCTGGCCTTCGTTTTGGTAGggtcatttttcaaatttcaatccaagtGTTAGTCTGTCTTCACATAACACATATCAAATAACACCACTGCCCGTCATCGATCAGTATACCCATGCAAGAATACTTAGTAACCTCTTTACAGAGACGACAACCCCAAAGGTGACAGCGCTTACCAACTTGGCTAAGAATAAGAAAGCTTACCAGAGTTCCACCTTAAATGGCGCTGTTGCTGGTCGAGCCGTTGATGGCAACAAGAGTACCACCTTGCAGAGCAAATCGTGCTCAGCGACACAAAATACAGCGAGACACAAACATTGGTGGGCGGTGGATCTCGGCCGAAAATACAAAGTAAAGTCTGTGAAAATTGCGAATTGTGAgtgtttctgttaaaaaaaacTTCTAAAGCATGCTAAATGGATTTTTTATGAGTACACATGTGTTTATTTTATATCAGCATCCAATTCTCACCGTTTTCTGAAATTGTAATCGTGTGCCTATCCAAATAGTAGCCTTTGCGAAGTCACAGTGAGGAGTAATTGGTGGTGTTGGTCTCGACACGCATTCTCATGCCTTGGTGAACATAGCCAGTCCATCAACTATCTGAGTGACAGGGGTTTGGGAATTTCAAAACCGAAGTGCAAGTGCTGATTAGAAAGTGATTCATTCATGTACTACATACTAGATTGTTTCACTCTTTAATGGAAGAGGTTGGTTCGTCACGATCTCAACTTCTCTACCTTTTAGATAAAAATCTGGTTAACTTTGAGGTGGCGGTCTCAAACAAATTGCCCAATGCGGCCACCTTCAAAATCGACCGCAACGACAGATGTTACTACAGCGTCTCGGCCCTCAAGAAGGGAAAGACCAAATCCTTCTCTTGCTACAGACCGATGGTAGGACGATTTGTTGTCATCCGCAAGAAGGATAGGAAGACACCTTTGGCCCTGTGCGAGGTGGAGGTATATGGTGAAAATTTGCCATCTGGTAAGTACTGTTGATCTTCCAACTATGTTGTATGATTTCCTTTCTATTCATTTCTAATAGATCAATACTCCGAGAGGTTACACGTGCTTAAAGGAATCATTTGTTCCCGGAATACGCTATCCCGAAGCAGATGGTCCCACCACACCCGGCGTATAAACCATTGGTATAATGTATATGACCATCGTATCCACTTATTCTTGCAGGCTAACTTTCCAAGATCGTACCTCGTCTCGCATGGGCGGAGCAAATGCAGCTGTCAAATCTGAACCATCTAAGACTCTGTTTAATGTCGATAAGAACATACAGTTAATACGATTTAGCCTTTAAAATGTAAACTTACGAAGTACGAAATATCAGCATTATTCAACATGATTTCTGAATTACCCCCGTAGTGGAGTATCTACTACTAGGGTTCGTTGCAATAAAGGTAgcatcatcatttgtatcatgaCATTTGTTTGTGGAGCTGTGTAGGTTTTGGCAGAAAACGTTATTCTAGTCGCCAGCTGTCCACTTGCGTCCGAGCTGTTCACGTGATTCAGTAACGACAAGCGAAATATtcgaaaatgtttttaattacGATAGCTTTAATTGCATCTTATGTGATGGCAGGAAAAATATGAATCTTCTTGGTACAACCATGCTAATCAGCAAGGGCCGAACTTCAGCTTGATACCGTTGACATCTGCAGTTCCGTACCTGTTGCTTGCGACCTTGACAAAAATACGCAGGTCGTTGTCGTATTTCGATGGTGCAGACATGGTCGACTTGTACTCCTTCCAGTCACTACTAGGAGAAAGGTTCGACAAAACCTGGCTTCGGGACTTGACTGCTACTTCTGCGTTGTCGCCCGTTCTGTACCAGATAATCAGGCAGTACTTCTTCCCAAAGTCGAGCTCCTTGAGAGAGATGTGCGAGGTGCGATCGAACGGTTTTACTTCATCTTTCCTGACCGTGAATCGAAGATACCAGTCTGTAGACAATGAGAAAAAGTCACTTCACTTGAGATTTAAAGGAGTCAAAATACTTTATGCAATGTATGACCAGAACTGTAAAATGCATAAATCAAGTGCTTACCTTTCGTTCTGTGTGCGCTGTCTTCCACTGACAACCTTAACTCAATGTTCACCGATCTAATACCGTTTCTGAACATATTCAAGTCAGGTACCAAAATAAAGGTACATATAAGGCTCTGCAAGTTTCAGTATTGTCCTAATGACACTGAGGATCTTAGAACTGGTCTGGCCAACCTACCTGTGAAGTATGGGCGCGGGGCTCCGTGGTCCATTCGAGTATTCCTGAAACTCCATCTCTCGGTTGACCCAGTTGGCTTAAGTCCGCACCAATCCCCTTTCACCTCGTCACCATTGCCGTCGAAGTCACAGTCCACCAGGTCTGAAGCGAGAGAGTAAAGGAATCAGGTATCAAGGAGGCCAgccatttgatattttgttattttctgcATGTCTCTCTCGTAAAACTGCACCTGAATAGGCAGGTACATTTCATTCTTCGTTGAAAGACAATTACTACAGCATGGATTGAGGTTACGTTCATCAGTGCTTAAGGGACTGTAAACCGCCAAAAAATAGGACGCCGGCGAAACCTTTGCAGTTAACAGTATGTGTATTACGATGAGTTAAAACATTGGTTTGCAGAGAGTCATCATACCTTTTCCCACTGGCGGTTGCGTTGGAAGGGGAGCTGAAAAACACATCGTAGAACGTGTAGAAACGTCTTCCTTGAAAATCCTGATGTTGTTAAAGGGCATAAAATCCTTcccgtatacatgtatgacgaTTCAGTAATATGATTCATAACAGGAACTTTCTTATTGAAGAACTGATGTGAAGtctctcaaagaaaaggaatgGGTGTTAGTCAAAGGTTGATTAGCGATGCCCAAATGATCGGACTATTTATTTGGGGAGGGGAGCCATTACCACTATCGCTGAATACCATCATGAGCAAGCCCAccttataggcctacatgtaccttgattTTAAACTGTGATGAGTGCTACCTTCAGATGGCCATGTACAGAGTAGGGATCTTCCGGAGAATGAATACCACTCGAGAAAACATTTCGCAAATCCCTACTTACCGACATTACAACCGTATCGTTTCTGGATCTTCCTGATATCATGTATGCTCATTTTCTCTCGTTGGCCGATACTGACCCCAGGTTTCTTGACTGTGATGGTCGGGCGTCCATTGTTGGAGAAGTAGTATTCACCGTAATGTAGGAGGGAGCCATAATCATATGGTTCCCCATACGCAGTCACTTTTGTGTCGGGATACTTCGCAAACTGTGAATGAGCACCTAAGGAGGTTAGTAAAACATATGTTGTAGCTTGAGACGACTAAATTTGCTGTTGAGATTCTGACCTATAATCGAAATTTCATAACATATGTCTTTTAATCAATATGTTCCTCTTAAAAACTTTGTCTCTGCCTTAAAATCAAGTCAACATCGAACATCAAATAAACTGATGGAAATAGTTCAGCGAACCTTGTCGTGTTCATTATCCAAAAAGGCTCTGTGGTTATCCGACAAGACTTTATGCCTATAGCCATTCACCTCGTTGCACTTTTGCGTTCACATTCTCACGACATGCTACCAGAAAATATCCACCTACCTTTTCCCATGTTTTCGAAGTTGATCGTGACATAGTCATCTCGGTCTGACCGACTCTGTTCATGGAAGAAGCCAAGGGCATGCATTATTTCATGCTGGACGGTACCCTTCCTCAAGCAATTGTAACCAAGGTTCACGTAGTTCTTTGTGTATGGCTGGCCGACCGGCGAATGACAGGTAAGGCTGTGAAAGAAAAACTGTTTACAGACATATCAAACCATGAGAATATTGACGTATTTCGCAGGCGCTGTTAATCAGCTTTACGTGTATTGCCCGATTGATACGTCGATAAAGCACTAGACACTCTTGCAGTACCGCTATTCGGCGGTCAGGAAATGCTTTTGCATCaattttgttgacatcattCAACGTCTAAAACAATACTGTTAAGATTGCTTATGATTGATTGTTTCGCTCGGGTAAAAGGTCTTAGTTGACTAGCCATGAGCAAATGTATTGATAATTACCTGTTCTTTCCATTGACGAAAAACAGCCATCCACCTTTATCCTTCCCAACTTCTCTTGGTTTGAATGTCAGACATTTCTTACCATTCACCTTCAGTACTTCTTCCATGTCTTTCAGTGCATTGATGATTTTGTCCTTATGATGTTGCTCTGTAAGATAATTGCCAGTCTTGGAGCATGTCAGGGGCTGTCTATCACACCTTAATCTTCAGCTAGAATGCTTTCCGGTTATTTTTCTCCCTCTTCTGCGTTCTTAGTTATTGCCAAGTGTCCACAAATTATGATTGCGTATTCAACCTTGACACTTCAGCAATATCATCACATTAACGCTCTCTAAGTTACCTCTAGAGAGATCTTCGACTATTTTTGCAAAATGGAAGTTATTATCTCACGTTAACCTACTCGTCTAAAAAAGGAAAAGGAGATCCGTCGTGTTCACAAACATCACTGGCACAATGCAAGGTAAGGGGTATGGAAAGAATGGTATAATAATTGATTCTCTGGACGACAGCAAAGGAAACAGTGTATGCAACTCACGATACGCATGTTCTGGATCATCAAGAAATTCATACGGTAGTATTCCATCGGGCCAGATAGTATGAGCACCGATGAGTCCATTGCGAAACTAAAATGATAAAAACATAATGCTGATAAAAAGCTTCAACCCCCTCCTATAAAACAAATCGTTAATAAAACAAGCCAATCTGTTGGTTCGTGAAAAAAGAATCGATAAAAACCAAAGTTCAATGAAATCATACCAGTTGTGTCGGCTTTAGAGCCCCAAATGATGCggacaaaacatttacgaatTCAGCTTGGTCTCATGAAGATGGTTTATGATTGAGTAGGGTAAACAGCCTGGATCCTTTTGTGTTCTCTTCAGATATGAATGAGTGTACAAGGAAAACAGGCGTCCCATTGACAACCAAAGTACCATCCTGTTATCCACCTGAGTTGAAAAGAATGTAATATATCTCTGAGACGATTTAATGTCAATTACTTACTGAAGATGGTATGTCAATATCTCCTTGGAACTTCGTTAGATCTTGATCAAAGGCATAGACTAAATAGAATGAAAGAGAGTAAATTGTTAAGGGGAAGGCAAAATTCCAATTATGACACAATATATAAAAAGACATGCTTGGTGGAGtgatggtttatgcctgtttcgcctattcctgtttcgcctattcctgtttcgcctacaaaattcctgtttcgcctattcctgtttcgcctattcctgtttcgcctactttccagtacccctacaataaatcgactctcccacggggaaccttagggatgcatgtccattttatggggaaaatgtgaggggacaattggatgatgttaacgatgtgatgacaatttgactaatcaaatgccatcaactttgttatgccatgaccgttttgaaagagtcaccttgaaagcggggacagtccgggacttatttgaccataggaccataggaccatactgacacacagtaaaaactaatagattaagtagagtaaagcagtcgtttattttatgaaaactgaattcatgagtttttgataaaaatacataatattgtacattctcataattatttgatcaaaatcagctgtaaaacccatgtcataatatacatgtaggtacagcacatataaagtcaaacaaggtggaaaatacatatcatgatattatgtcagacaaggtaactgatggcatcaacgtaactcattatgtccctctctccattgacgtattgtttcaatgcgtacatatgtggctctcctcgggtttggtcggtcagtaagggacggttcatattcctacgtctgtggggaggttagcaatacatttgaataggcgaaacaggaataggcgaaacaggaataggcggaacaggaataggcgaaacaggaataggcgaaacaggaatacaccggaGTGATCCTCTATTTGATGACGGCGGACCAATACGTGGCAACGGCTAAATTTCCAGATAGCCAATCGATGCAGTCATATATACTTATCAATTCTATCTTACCGTTTTTATCTTCAGCCAAAACAGTCTGTAATCCGATTACGAGCAAAATGCTAAGTATGAACGAAGCCGCCATGATGTTACTTTGTCAACGCCCAACAGGATAATATAAGATTTCCAACTTTATTAAGGTCGTTTAAAACAAATATTAACTTTTTGTGTGAAAGTGAAGTCTGGCATTGTATGCGAGTCAATCATTGTCATCTGGAGGTTACTCACACGTATTTGTTTCAAGTCAAGGCAACCTGACAAAGCGGCAATTCCCGGTCCTGCTCATGATTTCTTTTGGCATCAACTTTTATCCAATAAAGTAAATCCTTTACTATCCATCCACAAATTCAGGTTGTGTTCCGGTTAGTATGATATAAAAATATACTCTTATAATCCGGGGGTTAAGGAAAATAATGCAGATCGCCTTAAACGTCGAAGATTGGCTTATTTTACATCGAAATGTTGCGTTTATGTTTGAATGTGTCAAGATTAAGTATTAGATACGGCACAAACAATCGCCCTTCTATCGGAGATTCTGCATCTATCCAAAGTCCGTTTCTATCACATGAAAGTAGAGTGGGCCATGTAACTTTATTGCGTTAAATTCACATGAAAGTAGAGTGGGCCATGTAACTGTATTGCGTTAAATTCTGTGCGACTTGAATAGAACATCGGAGCCGAGGAATTTTAGAGCAGTTACTGGTATTACAAAAGGACCATATTGCTGTGAATAAAGGTGATGGTTCAGCTTTAACGCAGAACTGAACTGTGCTAACCGAGAGAATAAACATCTGGTTACACTCCTTCTTGATTTACGATGTCGTTGACTTGTCGATTTAAGTGACGTCAAGTAAAATTATCACATCGTATGAAAGTCGAGTTTATGGCAACAAGAATTCATTCAGCGATACATCGTTCCTGGTAAGGATACTTCTTCTGCTGCTGCCCAATCAAGGGAACCCATTatcaatctcccggtcttcggtccgtctgtcgaattttacatgcacccgctgaaatgtTCACATAGTAGATCGAGTGTGGCTTGACaatgatgatcaccattgacgacgcttagAGAATGAGCCATTATAAGAGAATTTTTAACCGTTATCATGTTAATACGACTGCAAGCTGAGTTAGTTACCGTCGGAATCGGGCTGGGACAGACATTTTGCCAAGACTTTTTACTTCACAGACTTTTTACCAAGAGATCAAGTGCTGCTCCAGTTAGAGATCACAATCATCAGGCCCGAACAAAGATAGACCTACTTAATTCATTCATTGGCACTTACCTGATGAGGCTTTGCAATATTAATGCAATTATATATCATAAATGAGTCCGTTAGAAATGAATTTAAGGTGGGATTTGGTCAAAGCGTCCGTTGAGAGAAGCAAACCAACCATGAGGTGCAAGTAAGCCGTGAATCAACAGTGTGAGAATGATTTTGATCACTGGAGATATAAAAAACTATGGGGTATGGGCATACATGCATTAGATTGGCAAATAACCTTCATCCTTGACATGTTCACACGCTTACTCACATCAATATATACCCTTGGGTTACAGTCAGCTGTTACAGAGTTTGAAGGTAAGTCATCGAAGCCTAGATTTCTACTATGACAATAACTACACATCGAAGAGAAAGCCAGCAGAGTGAGGTCGAACATAGTCAAGCTTCCTTCGATGACAGTGCAGGTTGTCGATTGCTGCACAGAAACAGTTACCGCTATACCGTCAAGCATTCGCCTCTTGAAATCGGTGCTTCTACCGCATTGGCAATAACACGCTTCTACTCTACTCAAGGAAAAACACTTCGGTACGCTTCAAGGGATTTCTTCGATTTGCACCTTTATTTGATTAAAATTAATTTCGGAATTTGATTTTAGTCTTTAACTCGGCATTTGAGTATACTGAGACATGGCGCCTTCAAAATTTTGGCTGAAAACGGTCCTGCAAATtatctttacctattagttctggGACCTCTATCAGATTAGCATTTTTATGGATCATGTATCAAgaacgaagtacatgtatttcgataACAAATACCAATGAATAGGAAACCTATTTATGTCATTGGTGACATTGGCATTCAAAGGACATTCGACGGTGATGTCAGGTATCGATAGATGTATATTGGACACAAACCTAACGTGTTTActtaaaaatgacaaaattcaATATCACACGCCTTTTTCTAATTCTCCCCGCGGCGCTTTCAGAATTCGATGCAATTTAGGTTAATGTAAATCATGAGGAATTTGCTCCTcggccatacatgtatatatctatgtTGAACACGGCTTGGAGTAGTTTGTTGTTATAACGGCACTCTAATGGTTTGGCTGGATTGAAAAAAACTGTACCCTTTTGGCCTCAACATGCCCAATGCACTGAGGAAATAACGTCTACTCTGAGGACCTCGCAATACTCGAGAAATAGCTCATACATTCGGCTTGACCGGGAATACATGTAAACTGTGCACCTCACTGCAGCGGGGAATACCGTTATCTGCAATAAGTATATCTAAGGCCCTGACTGCACGGGAAGAAGGCTGAGTGAGCTTGGTGactaaaagaagaaaaaagattgtCTCCAACTACACATAGCATATTTTCAAACAAGCCAACAGAGCAGTGAGGCGTGTTCACAATATCAGTCATTGAGTATTAGCCTTGTTTAAGGATTATTGGTAACGAATGAAAGGCTTATATCTGTTCACCATGGAATCGAAATAACAAATTGATTTCACCTTGGATATCACGTGAATGCACATTTCCGATCGGAAATATCTCTTATATCAGTTATACAATTAATCGGGGTGTCGTGTTGTACGGTTAACGGTTGTGAGCAATAGAAGGGCAAGATGATGACAGTAGAACATACGACGGTGGCCCGGGCCCAAGCAGGGCCAAGTGACATGGCCAAGCCCAGGCGGAGTGTGGTTAGGTTTTCTGGTAAGTACTAGGAATAAAGAAGTTGTTTTTGAATGTGCCCAGAGGATACTCTAGATCGCTTAGCGGGCGGCTCACTGCTTGCTCATCAGAGCCGGACGATAACCACCATAAAAGGCAGTCAGTCATGAGCCTCCTTTCATGTCTTTATTTGTCAAGTACATCATCGTCCAAGACATCATCGTCACACAACATTAAAAAACCCAGTCTTTAGTGGATTACTTTCAATGGTGAAAATAGAAACTCCAACTTTTTGTATTATAATTATTTGTAGTTGATATCTCGCTGCAGATATGGCCGATGAGAAAGAGATGATGGACATAGAGGAGTTCGACGACTGGCAGAAGAAGGTGGAGATAGTCACCAGCCCCGATGATGAGGACTCGGGTACTGACCTTGACATCAATGGTAAGCAGAACTGTTTTATTGATGATTGCACTGAATAAATTACACTCAGTGTGACAGACAACAACACATTCTCAAAGTTCTCGATGTAAAATATTGGTCTCTCTGCAGATtcagcaccacatttcccgATCTCATTCCTCGGTTCGGCTTGGTTCGAGGTTAAAAGACATCCCTTTTCCCGAGGTCCTCTcgcaaaccagcagcaaatgccacactttttcatcaaaatcacaTTTAGATGGATCGAAAGTGCTTATACTACTACTACTAGGGGTGATTCTTGTTTCATTCTCAGATTCGAAGAATCGGCTCACCACAAACCAATAGGttgagaagtacatgtaattatcttgTCATATCACTTGCATTTCTTGACATTTATACGTCTACCTTTCACTTTCTCctttagaaaatgaaatggatGAGATACTTGGTAGGAAGAAGAAAGATCGGAGTGACTGTAAGATCATGTACGCAGCAGCCTGCAAGAGGTTCGGCGTGGTGCCCTCTTCTCAGTTCATCCACCAGCTCCAAGGTTCCAAGGTGCACATGACACATCTTAACCTGGAAGATAATGAGATCAAAGCAATGTGCATTCCCCTTTTGGTAGGTTTCATGGTTTATCTTGTCATTGCGGTACTAGCTGTATTACAGGAAGGAACCCATAGTATTTCTTAGTATTATGAAGATTCATTTATTCAGGGAGATCGACCTATAAGTTAACTTCGATATCTTGATGTCACTGACGTATTGCATACTTTAGTGTTTCTCAGTTGGGAATAACGTGTTCCTTGTGCCATGTCTGGCCCGGTGGGGCGTATATATCGAGTATTCACACACGAGCTTAGGGTTTATCAATATAAAGATAATGTAGTAGAATACATGAACCAGATATTGAAAGATTAATCTTGTGCGATCGAGAGGCCTTTTAAATATTGTTGTTATGGACTGATTAACACATTCAAAAAGTCAGAAGGTCAGAAGTGATTTGCCCTTTGGTGAATATACGAAAACGTTTTAGGCTTCCTAGCTTTAAACTGAATACAACTCTGCAGGTTCTCATCAGACTCTTGATTTTCCTAATATCCTAGTAATAACACACAGTTACTGGACGAGAATCCTCAGTGTAGTCTTAGCATTCTGTCGGGTTCTGTACTCGGGTTGTCTGCTTCTCTGTTTCAGTATAACACGACTGTGACAGCCGTAGACTTCGCTGGGAACCATTTTACTGTACAAGGCGTCCGACACATTTTggaaatgctcaaagaaaatgTTTACATAACCGAATTGGTAAGACACATGTAGCACGTTCGTTCACAATTCATGTTTGACGATGATGTACATATACGCTGTAGCCTATTCAGCCCTTAACCAAATTCATACAAAGATCCGTATCTGCAAGGGCATGATTGGTGAAGAACAATATATTGATATTTAATTCGTAGATCTGTGTGTTACAAAAATGCTCACTGGAGCAAAATGCATTACGATACTCTAATAATTTGAAGTTGTGTATAAGTAATATGTTTGTCTCATCAGTTTGTGAACCTTGACGATATAATGTAACAGCTCTACTCTTTCAGGGGTTAGGTGATAACAACTTGGGACTGAAAGGAGCTCGGTGGGTCTGTCGTATGCTACAGACTCACCCACGAATAAAAAGGATAGACCTGTCGGGCAAGTCGTTTAATTGGCATTGATATCCATTTTGCTCCTGATCAGGAGCTTCAGTATATACGCAAGATGATAACGTTCATGAGTGAACAGAAATACTTCTTGTAAATGACCGAACAATTCATAAAACTTAGCAATACTTTGTCCATACATGTTTACTATTTTTCTCGTTGGTAAAATAGCTAACAGTAACTGTTTTATTCAGGAAACAAGTTTTCTGAGTACGATGCTCGTGAATTCGCCGATATGCTTAGAGTAAGTTTGAATTATTGCGTTATCAAATTAAACAAACATGTTATCTTATCACAATCAACCATCTCACTTAAAATTCAACCTACATATAAACTGCATTGGAaacatacactgcaaattaagAACAGGGCTTGTCGAAGATGCGTGACTAACCAT
Above is a window of Lineus longissimus chromosome 3, tnLinLong1.2, whole genome shotgun sequence DNA encoding:
- the LOC135485094 gene encoding zinc metalloproteinase nas-7-like, with the translated sequence MAASFILSILLVIGLQTVLAEDKNVYAFDQDLTKFQGDIDIPSSFRNGLIGAHTIWPDGILPYEFLDDPEHAYQQHHKDKIINALKDMEEVLKVNGKKCLTFKPREVGKDKGGWLFFVNGKNSLTCHSPVGQPYTKNYVNLGYNCLRKGTVQHEIMHALGFFHEQSRSDRDDYVTINFENMGKGAHSQFAKYPDTKVTAYGEPYDYGSLLHYGEYYFSNNGRPTITVKKPGVSIGQREKMSIHDIRKIQKRYGCNVAPLPTQPPVGKDLVDCDFDGNGDEVKGDWCGLKPTGSTERWSFRNTRMDHGAPRPYFTDWYLRFTVRKDEVKPFDRTSHISLKELDFGKKYCLIIWYRTGDNAEVAVKSRSQVLSNLSPSSDWKEYKSTMSAPSKYDNDLRIFVKVASNRYGTADVNGIKLKFGPC